The Chryseolinea soli nucleotide sequence AGCACCACGTGGTGCAGGAACAGCATGGGTGTGATGTAGACCACGAACCATTGCGCGCCATACGACAGCGAAGGTACGGCACCGCTGTCGTAACCGCCTTGCGGTGTAAGATTATTGAGCCAATAGTTGCGCACGTACATAATGAGCACGCAGGCGAATGCGTGCTGCCCGATGCTCTCGTAAAAGAGGTCTACCGTGAAGCCCATCATAAACCCGATGCCCATCAGGATGAGCGGGTTGGTTTCCACGGGGAGCACCAGCAGATAGGCCACATACAAAAAACAAAAGGCGGTGTGCCACAGCACCACGTTTTGCAGGATCAATACCTGGTAGAACAGGTAAATGAAAAAGGATATGATGCTTAAGATGCTGAACCTGCTCATCGTTCCAGTTTAAGAATAACCTGTTCCACCGAATCCTGCTCTTGCTGCAGATTGTTTTTGACCAGGGTCACGAAAGACAGCTTCCGGAAGTCCTGGCTCAGTTTCACCTGCAGGTCATAGAAAAGCGCTCCATTGCGAAGCTTCACATCGTCCACCACACCGATCATGACGCCTTCGGGGAAGATGGCATTGAAGCCGGAGGTGACCACCGAATCGCCCACGATGGGCTTGACGTGGGGTGGAATGTATTTTAGGATGATATGATCCGGATCGCTGCCTTGCCATTGCACGGTGCCGAAATCGCCGGTGCGCTTCAGCAGCGCCGACACCATCCAGTCGATGTGCAAAATGGAGGTGACCACGCTGTAGTGGCTGGACACGGTTTTTACTTTGCCCACCACGCCCAAAGGACTGATCACGCCCATGCCCGCTTCCAGGCCGGCGTCTCTCCCCTTGTCGATGGTGATGTAGTTTTTAAAGAAGTCAACATGGTTGTTGACCACCTTGGCGCTGATGAAATCGTATTGTTTCACCATCACCGAGTCGCGGATGGTCAGTGAATCCAGGGGATAGACCAGGGGATGCCCGGGACGGCCCAGCTGCTTTTTAAGGGCGGCGTTTTCTTCGGCCAGCATCCGGTTCACTTCGCTAAGCTGGAAATAGTCGCGCACCCCTTGCGAGAAGTTGTTCATGGTGGCGACGAGCCCATTGGAGGAATTAAAGAACTTGGTGCCCTGGTACTGATTGTTCTGCACGATCAGCCAGGCGCAAAAAATCTCTAATGCTAGAAAGGAAAAAAAGGCGCGGTTTTGATAAACAAACAGAAGGAGCCGCTCCATGTCTTACGTCATCAATACTGCACGATATTGTTGAATATTTTTCAAGGTCTGGCCGGTGCCGCGAACCACGGCACGCAGCGGATCGTCTGCCACGTGAATGGGCAACTTGGTCTTTAAGGCCAGGCGCTTGTCGAGCCCGCGCAACAAAGCTCCTCCACCCGTCAGGTAGATGCCACGTTCGTAGATGTCGGCCGACAATTCCGGGGGTGAGGTCTCCAACGCTTTCAATACGGCTTCCTCCAGTTTGGAAACGGATTTGTCGAGTGCGAAAGCAATTTCAGAATAGCTGATCTTGATGGTCTTGGGGATACCGGTCATGAGATCGCGACCGCGGATCTCGTAGTCCGGGGGGCCGTCATCGAGTTCCGTCAAGGCCGAACCTACTTCGATCTTCACTTTCTCGGCAGAGCGCTCGCCGATCAGCAGGTTGTGCTGGCGGCGCATATAGTCCAGGATGTCGCGGTTGAAGGTGTCGCCGGCGACGCGGATTGACTGGTCGCATACGATCCCCGAAAGGGCGATCACCGCGATGTCGGTAGTTCCTCCACCGATGTCGACGATCATATTGCCGATGGGTTGCTCGATATCGATGCCCGTGCCGATGGCGGCAGCAATGGGTTCATAGATCATATATACTTCCTTGGCGCCGGCATGTTCGGCCGAGTCGCGCACGGCGCGCTTCTCCACTTCGGTGATGCCCGAGGGAATACAGATCACCATGCGGTATGACGGTGGGAACAGGCGTTTGCCCGTGTCGATCATTTTGATGAGACCGCGGATCATCATCTCGGCTGCCTGGAAGTCGGCAATCACGCCTTCTTTCAAGGGGCGGATGGTCTTGATGTGATCGTGGGTCTTTTCATGCATTTGCATAGCCTCCCGGCCGATGGCCAGAACTTTCGTATTCACTTTGTCGAGCGCGATGATGGAGGGCTCATCGACTACGATCTTATCTTTGTAGATAATCAGGGTGTTTGCAGTGCCCAGGTCTATCGCAATATCGCTGGTGAAGAAGTCAAAAAATGCCATGTATGTCTTTTGCCTATTGTTAAAAGTAGTGAACGCCTGATATACTGGAGGGTAAAACGCAAAATTGCATTTAATTTACCAAATTAAAGATTTACGCTTCAAAAATGTAAGTTTTTTAGCGCCAGTAAAAATAATTTATCGCTCGGAACTTACACTCGAAGAAGTAATCAACAACTACAACATTATTAGTGTTTGAAGTGTCGGATGCCGGTGAAGACCATGGCCATTTCGTGTTGGTCACAAAAGGCAATAGAATCCTGATCCTTCACCGAACCCCCGGGTTGAATGACCGCCCTGATCCCATGTTGTTGAGCAATTTCCACACAATCCGGGAAAGGGAAGAAAGCATCCGAAGCCATCACCGCACCGTTGAGCGCGAAGCCAAACGCGGCCGCCTTCTCGATCGCTTGCTTCAAAGCGTCCACGCGCGAGGTCTGCCCCACGCCACTGGCGACAAGTTGTCCGTCAACTGCCAGGATGATCGTGTTGGACTTGG carries:
- the mreC gene encoding rod shape-determining protein MreC; the encoded protein is MERLLLFVYQNRAFFSFLALEIFCAWLIVQNNQYQGTKFFNSSNGLVATMNNFSQGVRDYFQLSEVNRMLAEENAALKKQLGRPGHPLVYPLDSLTIRDSVMVKQYDFISAKVVNNHVDFFKNYITIDKGRDAGLEAGMGVISPLGVVGKVKTVSSHYSVVTSILHIDWMVSALLKRTGDFGTVQWQGSDPDHIILKYIPPHVKPIVGDSVVTSGFNAIFPEGVMIGVVDDVKLRNGALFYDLQVKLSQDFRKLSFVTLVKNNLQQEQDSVEQVILKLER
- a CDS encoding rod shape-determining protein → MAFFDFFTSDIAIDLGTANTLIIYKDKIVVDEPSIIALDKVNTKVLAIGREAMQMHEKTHDHIKTIRPLKEGVIADFQAAEMMIRGLIKMIDTGKRLFPPSYRMVICIPSGITEVEKRAVRDSAEHAGAKEVYMIYEPIAAAIGTGIDIEQPIGNMIVDIGGGTTDIAVIALSGIVCDQSIRVAGDTFNRDILDYMRRQHNLLIGERSAEKVKIEVGSALTELDDGPPDYEIRGRDLMTGIPKTIKISYSEIAFALDKSVSKLEEAVLKALETSPPELSADIYERGIYLTGGGALLRGLDKRLALKTKLPIHVADDPLRAVVRGTGQTLKNIQQYRAVLMT
- a CDS encoding Rod shape-determining protein MreD, whose product is MSRFSILSIISFFIYLFYQVLILQNVVLWHTAFCFLYVAYLLVLPVETNPLILMGIGFMMGFTVDLFYESIGQHAFACVLIMYVRNYWLNNLTPQGGYDSGAVPSLSYGAQWFVVYITPMLFLHHVVLFYIEAGGFGMFWFTLWKAITSTFFTLFVILIAQFLFPSGRGR